Proteins encoded in a region of the Dryobates pubescens isolate bDryPub1 chromosome 14, bDryPub1.pri, whole genome shotgun sequence genome:
- the LOC104299744 gene encoding ly6/PLAUR domain-containing protein 2, whose translation MKVFLSLLLVAITCMEFVHSLKCYSCHEPTTSDKCMKIQTCKKNETICKTTMYSLEDVYPFMGISTVTKMCSSVCLPSDVDGIGMTRPVSCCYSNLCNVDSDGAASLRTSFVPVGMLASSICAFFWTRL comes from the exons ATGAAGGTGTTTCTGTCTCTTCTGTTGGTTGCCATCACTTGCATGGAGTTTG TACACTCCTTGAAATGTTATAGTTGCCATGAACCCACCACTTCTGATAAGTGCATGAAGATTCAGACCTGCAAGAAGAATGAGACCATTTGCAAGACTACCATGTACTCCTTGGAGGATG tttATCCCTTCATGGGAATATCAACGGTCACCAAGATGTGCTCTTCCGTCTGCCTCCCATCTGACGTGGACGGGATTGGCATGACGCGCCCTGTCTCCTGCTGCTACTCTAACTTGTGCAATGTTGATAGTGATGGTGCAGCTAGTCTGAGGACCAGCTTTGTGCCAGTTGGGATGCTAGCAAGCTCCATTTGTGCCTTCTTCTGGACAAGACTCTGA